One segment of Acidianus sp. HS-5 DNA contains the following:
- a CDS encoding metallophosphoesterase family protein, with translation MESVYIMKYLKKTDRLISRKFFDLSTDFSTEISITHFPPKGFKSGLLMNKEIGRKEISAMILSSKTKIVIHGHSENQSSVTSRGFQIISVGAFEKGYLAVYYPEERKIQLIKVSSH, from the coding sequence ATGGAAAGTGTATACATAATGAAGTACCTTAAGAAGACTGACAGACTAATTAGCAGGAAATTCTTTGATCTTTCAACGGATTTTTCTACTGAAATTAGTATAACTCATTTCCCTCCTAAAGGATTCAAATCCGGACTACTGATGAACAAGGAGATAGGTAGAAAGGAAATCTCTGCAATGATTCTTTCTAGTAAGACTAAAATTGTGATACATGGACACTCTGAAAACCAGTCAAGTGTAACTTCACGCGGATTTCAAATAATTTCTGTAGGCGCTTTTGAAAAAGGCTATCTAGCAGTTTATTATCCCGAGGAAAGGAAAATTCAGTTAATTAAGGTAAGTAGCCATTAA
- a CDS encoding radical SAM protein: protein MISSPDWVRLSFGADMVLGFTPGIFLHNALNTTINLLQYYPDGCKANCAYCGQAREVSQGPECKTLIRVEWPLRRLDDVIKKIKERQGDPRYGLQRICVGQLAHPKAAQDAIEITRKIRESGIELSISELVTPTYTFKRHMEEMKKAGGDMIDVAIDAASKRVFDATRGKVVRSMHNWDRYIKGIDEAVEVFGKGNAGIHLIIGLGETEKEAVDLMWYTHQRGAKITLFAFYPEQNTFMEKRKPVPVNVYRRMQLARWLIENDIVDYSDFIFNENERLIDINIPSDLTIEDIAPAFMTSGCPGCNRPYSNEKPTMELRNIPWYPFKETTIRALRQTRLDHVIEILERK from the coding sequence ATGATAAGTAGTCCAGACTGGGTTAGGTTAAGTTTTGGAGCAGATATGGTATTAGGTTTTACTCCAGGTATATTTTTACATAACGCGTTAAATACTACCATAAACCTCCTACAGTACTATCCAGACGGGTGTAAAGCCAATTGTGCATACTGCGGGCAAGCTAGGGAAGTATCTCAAGGGCCTGAGTGTAAAACATTAATTAGAGTGGAATGGCCGTTAAGAAGGCTTGACGATGTAATAAAGAAGATTAAGGAAAGACAAGGCGATCCCAGATACGGTCTGCAAAGGATATGTGTAGGGCAATTAGCTCATCCCAAAGCGGCTCAAGATGCAATAGAAATTACCAGAAAAATAAGAGAGTCTGGAATCGAACTTTCCATATCAGAGCTTGTTACTCCTACTTACACCTTCAAACGCCATATGGAAGAAATGAAGAAGGCTGGAGGAGATATGATAGATGTTGCCATAGATGCAGCTAGTAAGAGAGTATTTGATGCTACTAGGGGGAAAGTTGTTAGAAGCATGCATAATTGGGATAGATACATAAAGGGCATAGACGAAGCTGTTGAAGTATTTGGAAAAGGAAACGCAGGCATTCATTTAATCATAGGCTTAGGAGAGACTGAAAAAGAGGCAGTAGATCTAATGTGGTATACTCACCAGAGAGGAGCTAAGATTACGCTGTTCGCTTTCTATCCAGAACAGAATACTTTCATGGAAAAGAGAAAGCCAGTTCCAGTAAACGTTTATAGGAGAATGCAACTAGCCAGATGGCTAATTGAGAACGACATAGTCGATTATTCAGATTTCATCTTTAATGAGAATGAAAGACTAATTGATATAAATATTCCTTCAGATCTGACAATAGAGGATATTGCTCCTGCATTTATGACGTCAGGATGTCCAGGATGTAACAGACCTTATTCTAATGAAAAACCTACAATGGAGCTAAGAAACATTCCTTGGTATCCATTCAAAGAAACTACTATAAGAGCATTAAGACAAACAAGACTTGATCATGTAATAGAAATTCTAGAACGTAAATGA
- the rimI gene encoding ribosomal protein S18-alanine N-acetyltransferase, whose amino-acid sequence MEQATSNKSTNSFLIRNVRMEDINDIIMINRLSLPENYPYYFFVDHVKDYDKAFYVAEVNGEVVGYIMPRIELGFSNLKNLPSLVKKGHVVSIAVLEAYRNRGIGTALLKASMKSMKEDYGAEEVYLEVRVSNYPAISVYEKLGFTKVKVLKHYYADGEDAYLMATYLN is encoded by the coding sequence ATGGAACAAGCAACAAGCAATAAATCTACAAACTCATTTCTTATTAGAAATGTTAGAATGGAGGATATAAATGATATAATAATGATTAACAGGTTATCCTTACCTGAAAATTATCCTTATTATTTTTTTGTAGATCATGTTAAGGATTACGATAAGGCTTTTTATGTTGCTGAAGTTAATGGTGAAGTTGTAGGATACATAATGCCTAGAATAGAGCTCGGTTTTAGTAATTTGAAGAATTTGCCGTCATTAGTTAAGAAAGGCCACGTAGTTTCTATTGCAGTTTTAGAGGCCTATAGAAATAGGGGAATAGGTACCGCACTCCTTAAAGCTTCAATGAAGAGTATGAAAGAGGATTATGGTGCGGAAGAGGTTTACCTAGAAGTCAGAGTGAGTAATTATCCCGCAATCTCAGTTTATGAAAAACTTGGTTTCACTAAAGTTAAAGTTCTAAAGCATTACTATGCTGATGGAGAGGACGCTTATTTAATGGCTACTTACCTTAATTAA
- a CDS encoding nucleotidyltransferase domain-containing protein, with amino-acid sequence MGRNYFLDKDIIKDKNDNIYVIITNYNPPGYIFAYLKYTYTGKGLWKGYERIFKKYGVKNLIKIEQNFEYEPCYNSAFPVVKLSEIRVHYRPEDKIKEILHRTTNRLEEIALSIITKIERETNIPLNRIGLTGSLLAGISHDNSDIDFVIYGKKYAEDFINNFEGFEQDKDWIIETSENYSVPIEVVKAIYSKKTRGQYNGVKYSFLFVDDQPWKYNEKVCLEMNPIKVKGENISDYKALFYPSVSTLYSQGKVFRIVSYEGIYNTALYYNKNIEVYGMLMKCNDDMEIIVGDKKIGGYIRSIM; translated from the coding sequence ATGGGAAGAAATTACTTCCTTGATAAAGACATAATAAAGGATAAGAATGACAATATTTACGTAATTATAACTAATTATAACCCTCCTGGTTACATCTTCGCATACTTAAAATATACATACACGGGAAAAGGACTCTGGAAAGGGTATGAGAGGATATTTAAAAAATATGGAGTAAAAAATTTGATAAAAATTGAGCAAAATTTTGAATACGAGCCCTGCTATAACTCGGCATTTCCCGTTGTAAAGCTATCTGAAATTAGAGTTCATTACAGACCAGAAGATAAAATTAAAGAGATCCTTCACAGAACCACCAACAGATTAGAAGAGATTGCATTAAGTATTATAACGAAGATAGAGAGAGAAACAAATATACCCTTAAATAGAATAGGACTGACAGGCTCTCTACTTGCAGGAATTTCTCACGATAATTCCGATATAGACTTCGTAATTTATGGCAAAAAATATGCTGAGGATTTCATTAATAATTTTGAGGGCTTTGAGCAAGACAAAGACTGGATAATAGAAACTTCTGAGAATTACTCAGTCCCTATAGAAGTTGTGAAAGCGATATACAGTAAGAAAACCAGAGGACAGTATAATGGAGTGAAATACTCTTTCCTATTTGTAGACGATCAACCATGGAAATATAATGAGAAAGTATGCCTTGAGATGAATCCCATAAAAGTTAAAGGTGAAAACATCAGTGACTATAAGGCGTTATTTTACCCTTCCGTTTCAACGCTTTATTCTCAAGGAAAAGTATTTAGGATAGTGTCGTATGAAGGAATTTATAATACAGCTCTCTATTATAATAAAAACATTGAAGTATATGGAATGCTAATGAAATGCAATGATGACATGGAAATAATAGTGGGGGATAAGAAAATTGGCGGATATATTAGATCAATTATGTAA
- a CDS encoding HAD family hydrolase, whose product MNYAIWLDGVILKIDLTDVLYRRYKGEQIEKLEVTEEVFQDWQTFFDKLTKSVSDGNIVFLSPYDEDITRKIMKNIGLSSFSYISSKITKPSKVPYQILYEKTKWEPLETITIGSSALDLLSARFYDSRIKVVCINRFQDCSRYSPYLITDNLEKLYEMLKRLRKL is encoded by the coding sequence ATGAATTACGCCATTTGGCTTGACGGAGTTATATTAAAAATAGATCTTACAGATGTACTGTATAGGAGATACAAGGGAGAACAAATAGAGAAATTAGAAGTAACTGAAGAAGTATTCCAGGACTGGCAGACTTTCTTCGATAAATTAACAAAATCCGTAAGTGATGGGAATATAGTCTTCCTCTCGCCTTACGATGAAGACATAACAAGAAAAATAATGAAAAACATAGGGCTTTCTTCTTTTAGCTACATTAGCAGTAAAATTACAAAGCCGAGTAAAGTACCTTATCAGATTCTATACGAAAAAACTAAGTGGGAACCTTTAGAGACCATTACTATAGGCTCGTCTGCATTAGACTTATTATCTGCAAGGTTTTACGATTCAAGAATAAAGGTTGTCTGTATAAACAGATTTCAAGATTGTTCTAGATATAGTCCATATTTAATTACCGATAACTTAGAAAAACTTTATGAAATGTTAAAGAGGCTAAGAAAGCTATGA
- a CDS encoding 7-cyano-7-deazaguanine synthase, whose translation MGRSLLLMSGGLDSSSVAYYLSRKGVDFDCLIINYGQRSAKMQLKASKEVCKRLNRTLIKINIREISKPFIDKSWLTPHEPIVNRNLVIVSIALALAKEKGYNEVITGTVKEDCEYEGDRFLIMQKLKEISELMGVKLSTPFSRFPKWLLLKAGIESGLDPSITYSCLLGHKYHCGKCSQCEKRIEAFNALKIKDPTIYLS comes from the coding sequence ATGGGAAGATCTTTACTTCTTATGAGCGGAGGACTTGATTCTTCGTCAGTAGCCTATTATTTATCGAGAAAAGGAGTTGACTTTGACTGTCTAATAATCAATTACGGGCAAAGATCTGCAAAGATGCAACTCAAAGCAAGTAAGGAAGTCTGTAAGAGGCTTAATAGAACTCTTATAAAAATTAACATTCGCGAGATAAGTAAGCCTTTTATTGATAAATCTTGGTTAACGCCTCATGAGCCTATAGTTAATAGAAATTTGGTAATCGTTTCTATTGCATTAGCTTTAGCCAAAGAGAAGGGATACAACGAGGTTATAACGGGAACTGTTAAGGAGGACTGCGAATATGAGGGAGATAGATTCTTAATAATGCAAAAACTTAAGGAGATCAGCGAATTAATGGGAGTTAAATTATCAACTCCTTTTTCAAGATTTCCTAAATGGTTATTGTTAAAGGCGGGAATAGAGTCTGGTCTTGATCCGTCAATAACTTACTCGTGCCTTTTAGGTCATAAATACCATTGTGGAAAGTGTAGTCAGTGCGAGAAAAGGATTGAAGCTTTTAATGCTTTGAAAATTAAAGATCCTACAATTTACCTTTCATAG
- the coaBC gene encoding bifunctional phosphopantothenoylcysteine decarboxylase/phosphopantothenate--cysteine ligase CoaBC: MNLFMIHPSKRIIGVISDELKGKKILLGVSASVSLYKSLDFARELMRRGAEVKVMMTPSAANLISPEMFSWATGNKTVVKIGGKLEHVQLAEEFDSMIIAPSTMNIINKLAYGITDNNLVLTAINFIQLNKKVILVPAMHLQMWDSPQLQKALEILRSEGVEIVEPKIVSNLAHYPELEYLASRVTSYLLREKDLKGFKIVVTAGPTREYMDPVRFISNPSSGTMGVAIANEAYFRGADVVLVHGPLSSRLSPYSPTIEVESTEDMLKNVVNLTEKDFRIVILAGAPADYKFKVIRGEKIDSHTEVPSIELEKTPKISEYIRGKAFVVGFSAETVNNDDELIEKAKIKKERHGFNIIVANNVKRRDIGFSSEYNEVIAITDNNIIKIPKSYKTIISRKLLDIVREEFIKSKV; this comes from the coding sequence TTGAACCTCTTTATGATTCATCCATCAAAGAGAATAATAGGTGTAATTAGTGATGAATTAAAAGGAAAGAAGATACTATTAGGAGTTTCGGCCAGCGTTTCCTTATATAAATCCTTGGATTTTGCGAGGGAACTAATGAGAAGAGGAGCAGAGGTAAAAGTAATGATGACGCCTTCTGCTGCAAATCTAATTTCTCCAGAAATGTTCAGTTGGGCTACAGGAAATAAGACAGTAGTAAAAATAGGAGGAAAACTAGAGCATGTTCAGTTGGCTGAAGAATTCGACTCAATGATAATAGCTCCATCCACTATGAATATCATAAACAAATTAGCTTACGGTATTACTGATAACAATTTAGTTTTAACTGCAATAAATTTTATCCAATTGAATAAAAAGGTTATTCTAGTCCCTGCAATGCATTTACAGATGTGGGATTCTCCCCAACTTCAAAAGGCTTTAGAGATTTTAAGGAGTGAAGGAGTAGAAATTGTAGAACCTAAGATAGTCAGCAATTTAGCTCACTATCCGGAATTAGAGTACTTAGCGTCAAGAGTTACATCTTACCTCCTAAGGGAGAAGGACCTTAAAGGTTTCAAGATAGTTGTTACTGCAGGACCCACAAGAGAGTACATGGATCCCGTAAGGTTTATATCAAACCCAAGTAGTGGGACAATGGGAGTAGCAATAGCTAACGAAGCTTATTTTAGAGGCGCAGACGTAGTTCTAGTCCACGGTCCTTTAAGCTCTCGTCTTTCTCCTTATTCACCCACAATAGAAGTTGAAAGTACTGAAGATATGCTGAAAAACGTTGTGAACTTGACCGAAAAAGACTTTAGAATTGTAATATTAGCAGGAGCTCCTGCAGATTATAAATTCAAGGTGATAAGAGGAGAGAAAATAGACAGTCACACTGAAGTACCCAGCATAGAGTTAGAAAAAACTCCTAAAATTTCTGAGTATATTAGAGGAAAAGCTTTCGTAGTAGGTTTCTCAGCAGAAACAGTAAATAATGATGACGAACTTATAGAGAAGGCAAAAATAAAGAAAGAAAGGCACGGATTTAATATTATAGTTGCTAATAACGTTAAAAGAAGGGATATAGGCTTTTCATCAGAATATAACGAGGTAATCGCAATTACTGACAATAATATTATCAAAATTCCTAAAAGCTATAAAACAATTATATCAAGGAAATTGTTAGATATAGTAAGAGAAGAGTTTATTAAATCTAAAGTATAA
- a CDS encoding biotin/lipoate A/B protein ligase family protein, which yields MNSFRFIVEREPQDLILAGEEALLESVSKGAPPILRFVIFDPTAVLVGYHQAVEQEVNLDEVKKRGWDIGRRPTGGGAIIMGKDQLGWEIYAEGFLLGGSPENAIRKGAEGVIKTLKKLGIEANFRPKNDVEVKGKKISGIGAFSIGNHIAVTGTILLDFDAEALVSTLRLTTEKLKDKLAKDFKERLTWIGKELGHGIEMNELINIAKESFSEALGVTLEDEHYTEEEEKLISELRLKYSSPDWIYNLRKPLAGDVKIVERKFPGGLVRLQVKMAGESIIESVLLTGDFFIEPRRAIFDLESRLKWSRIDEVEDNIKDWYEGVKIIGITQEDLLNLFNEVLKK from the coding sequence ATGAATTCTTTCAGATTTATAGTAGAGAGAGAACCACAGGACTTAATACTGGCAGGAGAAGAAGCATTGCTGGAGTCAGTAAGTAAAGGAGCTCCTCCAATTCTAAGGTTCGTTATATTTGATCCTACCGCAGTCCTAGTAGGATATCACCAAGCGGTAGAACAGGAGGTTAACCTTGATGAAGTTAAAAAGAGAGGCTGGGATATAGGGAGGAGACCTACGGGTGGAGGAGCAATAATTATGGGAAAAGACCAGTTAGGCTGGGAGATTTATGCTGAAGGTTTTCTCCTAGGTGGATCTCCAGAGAACGCAATAAGAAAAGGTGCAGAAGGAGTTATAAAGACGTTAAAGAAGCTGGGAATAGAAGCCAATTTCAGACCTAAAAATGACGTTGAAGTCAAAGGAAAGAAAATTTCCGGAATCGGAGCGTTCTCAATAGGTAATCATATTGCAGTTACAGGCACGATACTCCTCGATTTTGACGCTGAGGCTCTAGTTTCTACATTAAGACTTACTACTGAGAAATTAAAGGACAAACTAGCTAAGGACTTCAAAGAAAGACTAACGTGGATAGGAAAAGAGTTGGGTCACGGAATAGAAATGAATGAATTAATAAATATAGCAAAAGAAAGCTTTTCGGAAGCTTTAGGAGTTACGCTTGAAGATGAACATTACACGGAAGAGGAGGAAAAGTTAATATCAGAACTTAGGTTAAAATACTCTTCTCCTGACTGGATATACAACCTTAGAAAACCGCTGGCAGGAGATGTGAAAATAGTAGAGAGGAAATTTCCTGGAGGTCTAGTGAGATTACAAGTAAAGATGGCTGGAGAATCAATTATAGAAAGCGTGCTTTTAACAGGAGACTTTTTCATAGAGCCTAGAAGGGCAATTTTTGACCTTGAATCGAGATTAAAGTGGAGTAGAATTGATGAGGTTGAGGATAATATAAAAGACTGGTATGAAGGAGTGAAAATTATTGGTATTACACAAGAAGATTTACTCAATCTGTTTAACGAGGTGCTTAAAAAGTGA
- a CDS encoding triphosphoribosyl-dephospho-CoA synthase: MADILDQLCNEIAYILSSSSILEATVFKPGNASRLQDIKSVKYEDILLSANLANPYYKVSCIRGYNSSRPIFDLLYLTIKESKKMEVNYSILGTQLLLLPISYSSLLSDSVNNLREKLSEVIISLSKEDTKWFFDSLKQLQLSYLGRASNMDYMSSNYKTMYEVLVFSSSMDTVARNMVRNYEYSYKAYEIIKESKKLEDGVQNAFIEILAEQPDGLIYRKYGGRIALLISQMARDIRESHEKLSEFNNFLVKNNYNPGSTADIIASGVALYLLDKWYEKTRYDYSLPLPRGCNRIYK, encoded by the coding sequence TTGGCGGATATATTAGATCAATTATGTAATGAGATCGCGTATATTTTATCATCATCATCTATCCTTGAAGCTACAGTATTTAAGCCCGGAAACGCATCAAGGTTACAAGACATTAAAAGCGTAAAGTATGAGGACATTTTACTTTCAGCAAACCTTGCAAATCCTTATTATAAAGTTTCATGCATTAGAGGATATAATTCTTCGAGGCCTATATTCGATCTACTTTACCTCACTATAAAAGAGAGTAAGAAAATGGAAGTAAATTACTCAATCCTTGGCACGCAGCTGCTTTTGCTTCCTATTTCTTACTCATCGCTACTTTCAGATAGCGTAAATAACTTAAGAGAAAAACTTAGTGAAGTTATAATTTCCTTAAGCAAGGAAGATACTAAATGGTTTTTTGATTCTCTCAAACAACTACAATTAAGTTACTTAGGAAGAGCAAGCAATATGGATTACATGAGTTCAAATTATAAAACAATGTATGAGGTACTAGTATTCTCTTCTAGCATGGATACTGTAGCCAGAAATATGGTAAGAAATTACGAGTACTCATATAAGGCTTATGAGATAATAAAGGAGAGTAAAAAGCTAGAAGATGGAGTTCAAAATGCTTTCATAGAAATTTTGGCAGAACAACCAGATGGACTAATTTACAGGAAATATGGAGGAAGGATAGCATTACTTATTTCGCAAATGGCAAGAGATATAAGAGAGAGTCACGAAAAACTCTCTGAATTTAATAATTTTCTAGTTAAAAATAATTACAACCCTGGATCTACGGCAGATATTATAGCCTCTGGAGTTGCACTATATTTACTTGATAAGTGGTATGAAAAAACTCGCTATGATTACTCGCTTCCCCTGCCAAGAGGATGCAATAGAATATATAAATAA
- a CDS encoding radical SAM protein encodes MRPLFLYAPALKRYDTEYLSSEKGWRIVSVTGRACAFNCKHCNRRILESMEDASSPVKLENQIKKSLSEGHKGLILSGGSTGRGEVPIWKFSSILQKYKDKLTLIAHTGVVKNEEIAIKFKEAGIKIALLDMVGDNETIRDVLGQPFTLDDYLNSFKFLKKAGLMVVPHIIVGLSKSGSEIEALDMLKEVNPDAVIVVGLMPLFSSFSFRQPEPEDMMKVMKKAREDFSSPIMLGCARPRGKKYLEVEKFAVDYDLDGIAFPEEETINYALNKRQIIFNNSCCANVVFDILGVV; translated from the coding sequence GTGAGACCTTTATTCTTATATGCCCCTGCACTGAAAAGGTATGATACAGAGTACTTATCGTCTGAAAAAGGATGGAGAATAGTTTCAGTAACTGGAAGAGCCTGTGCCTTCAACTGCAAGCATTGTAATAGGAGAATCTTAGAAAGTATGGAAGATGCATCTTCTCCCGTTAAGCTGGAAAACCAAATTAAGAAATCTTTAAGCGAAGGCCATAAGGGATTAATATTATCTGGCGGTTCTACGGGAAGAGGAGAAGTTCCTATATGGAAGTTCTCTTCAATTTTACAGAAGTATAAGGATAAATTGACGCTAATTGCTCATACTGGGGTAGTAAAAAATGAGGAAATTGCAATAAAATTCAAGGAAGCTGGTATTAAGATAGCATTACTGGATATGGTAGGAGATAATGAGACAATAAGAGACGTTTTAGGGCAACCTTTCACTCTTGATGATTACTTGAATTCCTTCAAATTCCTTAAGAAGGCAGGACTAATGGTTGTACCTCACATAATAGTTGGATTAAGTAAGAGTGGTAGTGAAATTGAGGCATTGGACATGTTAAAAGAAGTAAATCCTGACGCGGTAATTGTTGTTGGACTAATGCCTCTTTTCTCTTCATTCTCCTTCAGACAACCAGAACCAGAAGATATGATGAAAGTTATGAAAAAAGCTAGAGAAGATTTTTCATCACCAATAATGCTTGGATGTGCAAGGCCGAGGGGAAAGAAATATCTTGAAGTGGAGAAATTCGCAGTAGATTACGATTTAGACGGCATAGCTTTCCCTGAGGAAGAGACAATAAATTATGCCTTGAATAAAAGGCAAATTATTTTTAATAATTCGTGTTGTGCAAACGTTGTTTTTGATATTTTAGGGGTGGTTTAA
- a CDS encoding glycine cleavage system protein H yields MNINGFECPEDLLYYSEEHAWIRVERDIITIGITSLGQYMAGKIFEVSVKDKGEKVNSRSVLFTLESAKWVGKFRLPIEGEVIEINEEVVKNPALLNEKPYDSWILKVRGTYNEAKFKKISEVSKEFEVESERVVK; encoded by the coding sequence ATGAATATAAACGGATTTGAATGCCCCGAAGATCTGTTATATTACTCAGAAGAGCATGCATGGATAAGAGTTGAGAGAGATATAATAACAATAGGCATAACATCACTTGGACAGTACATGGCAGGAAAGATTTTCGAAGTGTCTGTAAAGGATAAGGGAGAGAAAGTTAACTCAAGGTCTGTATTATTTACTTTAGAATCCGCAAAGTGGGTAGGAAAATTTAGACTCCCAATAGAAGGTGAAGTTATAGAAATAAATGAAGAAGTAGTCAAAAATCCTGCGCTTTTGAACGAAAAACCTTACGACTCGTGGATATTAAAGGTAAGGGGAACGTATAATGAGGCAAAATTCAAGAAAATTAGTGAAGTTTCTAAGGAATTTGAAGTAGAGAGTGAAAGAGTAGTAAAATAG
- a CDS encoding glycosyltransferase 4 family protein, which yields MVLPICALIAFIVTFLVTRWVIRVAKERKIVGKDINKVNRPEIPSLGGIAVVAGFVSGTFVLLIQDPNYERIISSILISSLLIAFLGLMDDFLNLRQAIRAFTPVFAAVPLAVFSVGHSAISIPFLGVINLGIFYYVLVIPAALTISSNAFNMLEGLNGLGTGLGIIMAAALAFIGLTRTGNIFVAGEEALILFSSLLAFLYYNKYPAKIFIGNIGTYFIGSVIGSIGIAGYMYTALAVLYLPYVAEFILKARTRFKGVSFGKVNEDGTLYWNDKPNSLTHVIMKMGRFKEYQVVAMIWGIEVIFAMLAVYLQTTVIVV from the coding sequence ATAGTGTTACCTATTTGTGCGTTAATAGCTTTTATTGTAACTTTTCTTGTAACTAGGTGGGTAATTCGTGTAGCAAAAGAGAGGAAAATTGTAGGAAAAGACATTAATAAAGTAAATAGACCGGAAATTCCTTCTTTAGGCGGTATAGCAGTAGTTGCAGGATTTGTCTCAGGAACTTTTGTACTTTTGATACAGGATCCTAACTATGAAAGAATAATATCTTCAATTTTGATTTCTTCCTTATTAATAGCCTTTCTAGGTCTAATGGATGATTTTTTAAATCTTAGACAAGCTATTAGAGCTTTTACGCCAGTCTTTGCAGCAGTACCTTTAGCTGTTTTCAGTGTAGGGCATTCTGCAATATCTATACCTTTTTTGGGAGTAATAAATCTAGGAATATTCTATTACGTGTTAGTTATTCCTGCAGCACTTACAATCTCGTCTAATGCTTTTAACATGCTTGAAGGTCTAAACGGGTTAGGAACAGGGTTGGGGATAATAATGGCAGCAGCTTTAGCCTTTATAGGTTTAACAAGGACTGGAAATATCTTTGTTGCGGGAGAAGAAGCATTGATTTTGTTCTCTTCACTCTTAGCTTTCCTTTATTATAATAAATATCCGGCAAAAATTTTCATAGGAAATATAGGAACGTATTTTATAGGCTCAGTAATAGGTTCTATAGGAATAGCAGGATATATGTATACTGCGTTAGCAGTACTGTACTTACCTTATGTTGCAGAGTTCATACTAAAGGCAAGGACTAGATTTAAGGGAGTATCGTTTGGTAAGGTTAATGAAGACGGAACATTATATTGGAACGATAAACCTAATTCATTAACTCATGTAATAATGAAAATGGGAAGATTTAAGGAGTATCAAGTTGTTGCAATGATTTGGGGTATAGAAGTTATATTTGCTATGCTTGCTGTCTATTTACAGACCACAGTAATAGTAGTGTGA
- a CDS encoding DUF1464 family protein, with translation MLFAGVDPGSESYAITFVDELGRIVSYYEIPTDLVVHDSIRLVKLIRDKKPKIIALPSGHGLPFIKASKIGDYETFLLTLADPQKDGPLRSFLRSIKIEDNAFTTPSVIELESVPEYRKINKIDMGTADKVASAFFYRTLFDSFVLIEMGRHFSSIIVVENGKIIDGFGGTEIPGLISPGCIDGEVAYLLCKYSKITKDVIYSGGEEKRSIEILRIIAEWYSEKLSVPIIVSGKAKDKVNFGVKIDIKYKEASVGSAFIANAIGGGIFRKYSNMLNSSGTPLDYIRLKGWEEITSLIKT, from the coding sequence GTGTTATTTGCGGGAGTAGATCCAGGAAGCGAAAGTTACGCAATAACTTTCGTAGACGAGCTAGGAAGAATTGTGAGCTATTATGAAATACCTACTGATTTAGTAGTTCACGACTCAATAAGACTAGTAAAGTTAATAAGAGATAAAAAGCCTAAGATAATAGCATTACCTTCAGGACATGGATTACCTTTCATTAAGGCTTCAAAAATAGGAGATTATGAAACTTTCCTTCTAACTTTAGCAGATCCTCAAAAGGATGGACCATTAAGAAGCTTTTTAAGGTCGATAAAGATTGAAGATAATGCGTTCACTACACCTTCAGTTATAGAACTTGAGAGTGTTCCAGAATATAGAAAGATAAATAAAATTGATATGGGTACTGCAGATAAGGTAGCTTCTGCTTTCTTCTACAGGACACTCTTTGACAGCTTTGTATTAATAGAAATGGGAAGGCATTTCTCATCAATTATAGTAGTTGAGAATGGAAAAATAATAGACGGCTTTGGAGGAACAGAAATACCAGGTTTAATATCTCCAGGTTGTATTGATGGAGAAGTTGCTTATTTGCTTTGTAAATATTCGAAAATAACCAAGGACGTTATATATAGCGGAGGAGAAGAGAAGAGATCAATTGAAATTTTAAGAATAATTGCAGAGTGGTACAGTGAAAAGCTCAGTGTTCCTATAATAGTTTCAGGGAAAGCTAAAGACAAGGTAAATTTTGGAGTAAAAATTGATATAAAATATAAAGAGGCTTCAGTAGGTTCAGCGTTTATAGCCAACGCAATAGGTGGAGGAATTTTTAGGAAATACAGTAATATGCTTAATAGTTCTGGAACTCCATTAGATTATATAAGGCTTAAGGGATGGGAAGAAATTACTTCCTTGATAAAGACATAA